One stretch of Campylobacter sp. CCS1377 DNA includes these proteins:
- the rbfA gene encoding 30S ribosome-binding factor RbfA, with protein sequence MNPAEIKKLRTESILKELIPEALASLDDENLKNLCVVDVECKKGRYDAFVYLDKMFFNTHEQEKILLSLKKASKALQNYCMSEQGWYRCPNFHFKFDDRLEYQNHMDALFEKIKKERNES encoded by the coding sequence ATGAATCCAGCTGAAATCAAAAAACTTCGCACAGAAAGTATTTTAAAAGAGCTTATTCCTGAAGCTTTGGCGAGTTTAGATGATGAGAATTTAAAAAATCTTTGCGTGGTTGATGTGGAGTGTAAAAAAGGTAGATACGATGCCTTTGTGTATTTGGATAAAATGTTTTTTAATACTCATGAGCAAGAAAAGATTTTGCTTTCTTTGAAAAAAGCAAGCAAGGCTTTGCAAAATTATTGTATGAGTGAGCAAGGCTGGTATAGGTGCCCGAATTTTCACTTTAAATTTGATGATAGGCTTGAATATCAAAACCATATGGATGCACTTTTTGAAAAAATAAAAAAGGAAAGAAATGAATCTTGA
- the rimP gene encoding ribosome maturation factor RimP, with translation MNLEALCKEAGLSFYDDELVSENGRKIYRIYVQKEGGVNLDDCARLSEILSPIFDVEPPVSGEYFLEVSSCGLERKLSKIEHFAKSINELVKITTNEKEKIEAKIIAVDDENITLENLENQEKITLKFSDIKKARTFVEW, from the coding sequence ATGAATCTTGAAGCACTTTGTAAAGAAGCAGGGCTTAGCTTTTATGATGATGAGCTAGTAAGTGAAAATGGTAGAAAGATTTATAGAATTTATGTGCAAAAAGAAGGCGGGGTAAATCTTGATGATTGTGCTAGACTTAGTGAGATTTTATCGCCTATTTTTGATGTAGAACCGCCAGTTAGCGGCGAGTATTTTTTAGAAGTATCAAGCTGTGGGCTTGAGAGAAAACTTAGCAAAATCGAGCATTTTGCAAAAAGCATTAACGAACTTGTAAAAATCACAACTAACGAAAAAGAAAAAATCGAGGCAAAAATCATAGCCGTAGATGATGAAAATATCACTTTAGAAAATTTAGAAAATCAAGAAAAAATTACTTTAAAATTCAGCGATATTAAAAAAGCTAGAACCTTCGTGGAGTGGTAA